The window ATATGCCGAGGAGTGAAGAAACCCCACATAATAGCTTATACTAATTTTCAAACAGAGTGAAAAATTCACCTTCTTAAGGGTAAAAACAAACGTAGTTAGGTGTGTAGAAAACCCCAGAAGAACCCATGACTACTAAAGTGTTCACAGTTTTCTAAACTGTTAAAACTGATGTTACATGACCACTCTGATTCACCCTTGATTTTAATAACTGACAGAAATTTCTCACCAAGGCTGATTTTGGCATCCAAAATACTAATTTGTTGATGAGAATCATAAAACTCCTTTCATGTTAATTTGCTAATTTATGAGATAGAAAACATACAGTCCTTGATTCTGAAAAGGCCATTTAATCTCATCTCAATTACTGGTCctggaaagggagaggagaaggcgTGTGGAACTGCATTAAAACAAAGTTTAGAACAATATAAAACATGTGGAAAGACAAACCAAAGGCCAATCAATATTCTGTCtataggaaataaaggaaaatgggagaaaatactgaaaaaactCTGCTGTACCATGGAGATACACAGTAGCCATGATCACTTCCTAGATTACTCTTTGGATACTTGATTCAATTGGCCTTAATTGCTTATAAAGTGTGCGACACAATTAGGGAAGATTTGTCTTTAATTTAGCTCTGAAAGAAGCATGAATGGATGGAAACTCTAATCACAGACCACAGATCATTTGAGCAATTAGGAACACACTTTCCAGTCTTGAAAACCTTTCACACAAATCACCTGCTAGCCTTTGGAGCCAGGCTTCAGACTTGCAAAAACTTTGGGGTTCTTAAGGGCAAGTGAGAGCTCAttgaggaaggaaataaagtGGGAGTCTCTTTCAGATTTCTTTGATTCAAAAATAACGACAATGGTAAAGTGAGGTTCTGGGCGGGTTAGGAAGTAGGTGCTCTGAACTTTGTCATCATAGAAGTGGACCACCTTCTCCAAGCTGTTCAGTTCAGACATGCGGTCTGTCATGATCATGATGACATTGGGCCAGTGCATGACGGGCCTGTCACTGGGCAGGGACACCACGGCTGGATACTGGTCCACACCCTTAGGGGCCTCTCTGTAGGAATGGGGGTGGTGATAGCCATGACCCTGAAAGCTCTCGGAACCTCGGTTGTCAAAGATTAAGGACACATTGGCAGCATCATACTTCCGGATGAAGCTGGAAATCTTCCCAAAAAAGTCTGGGTTGGCTTTGGCAGTCAACGTTTTCATTTCTGAAGCAGTCGTTTGTCGGCTCAGCGCCTCGTGAAAGTAAAAGCTAAACTTGGCAAGAAGCATGTTTTTGAGTTTCATCAGCCAGAGGAAAAGGTGTGGGGGCTGAACGGCCTTCTGAGACTGCCCTCCGAATAGATGTTTCTTGGTCTCCCGCTGCTTTTCAAAGATCTGGCCCCAAGTCTGCAGCTTGGTGTGAGCACTGTGCAAGTTCACCAGAGATGGGAGGAACTTCCACTCGGAGACCTGGGCCTGGGCCTTCAGGAGATGGCTCAGGACATCCACCTCCAGCTGGAAACTGCCTTCCAAAGGACTGAGGATGGGGTGGTGAAATCTAGAGGGGAAGGGGAATGAAGAGAAATAAGTAGAAGTGTTACTCCAAAGTGACATTTTCCATCCTCAAAACAGCACACCATGGTGGCCAGGCAAATCTTACTCCATTTGGGGGCAGTAGGAGGAAAGACTGGAGAGCTCCATgttgattcttttaaagaaattgttcTGGGACACCTGAacagcatccgactcttgatctcagttcaggtcttgatttcagggttgtgagctcaagtcCCACATTCAGCTCCATGCTGTGGATGTGGAGCAcgcttaaaaaataagtaaatggggggggggaggggagataaaaaaaataagtaaataaataacaaaaataaatcaatcaaaagTTATCCTGACATAACTTCACCATCTCAGAATGATGTCAGCATATTCTCCTGTGGAAATAgcctgatatttatttttaaagattttatacatttattcatgagagacacacagagaggcagagacataggcagagggagaagcaggctccatgtggggagccccatgcgagactcgatcccaggaccccaggatcatgacctgagctaaaggctcaaccactgagccacccgggtgccccacatAGCCTGATATTTAAACAAAAGATGAGAGTAGTGGCTGCCTTCTtttcaaatacaaagaaattaaattagcTGTACTTTTTTTCCtggcctattttatttattctgggaATTGTATAACTAACATAATCATCAAAACACAGCATCCTTTTTTTCAGAATGTGGTCCTAAAGAgctagaggttaaaaaaaaaaaagtcactaaaacacgtatataatacatgtaaactTAATATTCATAGGAACTCCATAAGGTATTATGGTAACTCCATAAGATAAGCCATATTCAATCCTAGTTCCCAAATTTCCTTCATATTTCAtcacagttaaaaacaaaatggtagCTAAATAACAAATACCTAACATTTcaacatttatgttttaaattggATTACTACTCACTAAATTAACTTTATGACTCATGGATTGTTAAcctatttgtaaaacattttttctaattcACTGGTAACAGTAATATTGGGTAGTAGGAGGAGAGAGGATGTGGGAATACCTCCttccagggagaagagggaaaaggccACGTGCAAAGACCCTGAGTCAAGTGAGAACATCTTCTGATGCTTCAGGTCTCCTCTTCAGACTCGTTTCCTTAAAAACGTCTCCTCTGTTCATCTCCAGACTAGGTCAGGTGACCCCAATTATATcctctaggtttgtttttttttttttttttttttaatgatagtcacacagagagagagagagaggcagagactcaggcagagggagaagcaggctccatgcactgggagcccgacgtgggactcgatcccgggtccccaggatcgcaccctgggccaaaggcaggcgccaaaccgctgcaccacccagggatcccccctctagtttctttttttttttttttaattttgtatttattcatgatagtcacacaccgagagagagagagagagagagagaggcggagacacaggcagagagagaagcaggctccatgcaccgggagcccgacgtgggactcgatcccgggtccccaggatcgcgccctgggccaaaggcaggcgccaaaccgctgcgcaacccagggatccccccctctaGTTTCTTAATATCTGTCTCCCACCTGAGTAGCTTCATCACATAATTTGTCAGAGAAACTGGGACCTATGGTCACCTTTGCTCTGAGCTCCTCCTTGAGGAGAAGTGAGAGTTGCCTACTTCCTTCACTCCTTTATCTCTAGAACATATGGCACATACTAGAGATTCAGGAGAGGTTTGGTATACATGGTAACCAACTAGGTTAAGACTTGAATCCTACTCTCTGCCTCCTTGATTCTGTTCTTTGTGATCTAGATGAAATTCTGTAACAATGGTTAAGGAGAGTCCTCCCTGTATGGACCTCTTAGAGCTTTCTTGCTCAGGGTTCTTCTTCTGAGAAATTCtccaggttggggggggggggggtgtttcaGTATCTGCCTGGCCTAGTGCACCTTCCTTCTCAAGGAGCCAACAACAAGCCCTTATACTCTTCCCAAAGGCCCAAAGCATCTGCAAGTGACCATTTTAAATATGTGGGCAAGATCTAGCATTTACTGATCATATCTTATGCCTCAGGAACCATGGGAGATGATTTACAGGCCTGGACCCATGCAAGTTAATTGCTTCACTGTCAACAAGACAGAAGCTTCTCATACAGCTGTTTCAGCCCCAGCCGAAGAGGAAAATGCTGGTTATCAatgaaaaagttaagaaaaaagatcATCACAAGTATAGCCAGagtttaaaaattcacttaaacATTAATTAGAGGGATTATTAAACATTAAAGAGCCCATACTAAGCTGGATATTATAAGATAGAAACTCATTATCATGTGATAAGGATATAGTTACTcacatgacaatttttttttcctattaccaGCATTTTACCTTCAATTAGCTTCAAGAGAGGGAAGCTAAAACATAGGTGGAGGGTCTCAGCCTAATAATACATTCAAAGACTCGaaagataggggtgcctgggtggctcagtcgataagcatctgactcttgattttggcttaggtcatgatcttatgggtcgtgggatggagccccataaaAGATTCCAAGCCCAACAAGGAGTCTGCGTAAAGATTCTCTCCATGTCTCCCCCTACTCATTgtctccagagctctccgtctctaaaacaaataaataagtcttaaaaaaaaaaaaaagaatcagaacaaTAAACTAGATTTCAAATCCTCTAGCTTATATGCTTAATTAATTTGGACTCTTCAAACATTGCATGCTTTGAATTCGGCATTAAGAAatctaatacaaaaaaaaaaaaagaaatctaatacacatgtacacacacaactTCACCACATCTCAAAATCTTTGAATTGTACAAAATGCTCCTACCTCCTTAGCCTTTGAGCCCTTTAATGCTTAATGGCCATAAAGCATCACAAGATTCTATAATGATGGGTATCAATAAAATTTCCCAAGGAATTTGAACACAGTAAGACTTAATAACAGGAAAATGTTATGAGATTGAAGAAAATTCTACCACAAATAATAATACTCTAAGTTATTTTTCCTGCTTCATTGGAAATCATCATTTATATCTAACATTTTCCTTGAAAGAACATGAATTCTCTGTAAAGATCTTCAGAAAGAATTCTGAACAGGCTCTTCATAAACATATCTTAAAAGTGTTTAAATGTTCAACATTTATTAGGGTGAATGTGAATGCTGAAGCTATTTTTCATCCTTAAGAAGAACTAAAAAAATCATGGTAATGTTATTCTGCCAAGAGTTTGAGATTAGCATTATGATGTATCATTTTCCCATTTCCATTCTGCTCTGTGCCTCATACCCATTTACAACTCACACTATAGGGGGATCTGTTAAATTGTTGTAATCCAAAAATACACACCTCAACTATAGCTTGAAAAGCATGAAAGAGTCCAAATATGGAATAAGTTGACAACAATTTACAGAGAACATCTGCTCTAAAAGAAGTCAAAAAAGAGAGGAgtgtagggggagagagagagagagagagagagagagaattctctccTTCACAAATCCACATCAAGGAGTTCCTTCCAAAAGAAGTATCCAGGTCCCAAGTATGTGAGAAGTcagataaaaacaatgaaaaataaatctctagcacaatgtgaatgtactaaatgccataaactatacacttaaaaatggtaaattttatgttatgtatattttaacacaataaaaaaatcatctcttaaagttttcactaatttttaaatataaatacactgAAGATAGATGCATTAGCCAAAGGTTTGCCTTATAGAGATTTCCCATGGTAGAAAGAGGTACTTATAATGGTAAGTAAGAAGTAACACATCTCTTATGAGAAGTACAAAATACAGTAAGGTTTTAGAAAAAGGAGCAACTTCTTTTGGTTGAACGATTATGCAGCCCTTAAGGGAGACTGAACTTGAATTGAGCCATGAAACTTGGTGAGGGCTTACATTTCTGGCCCCATTCTTAATCACCTCTGAATCCACAccctctaccaggtgactctgcaGGTCTTCCCACCAGAGGTAGAGTATACTTTCTCGCCCCTGGACTATAGACTGAGTCCTAGGACTTGCTCTGGTCAAAGGGATGTTAGCAGATCTGATGCTTAAAATGAGCTTGGTTGGGCTTATTCTTTTGCACTTGGGTAATAGCCACTGCGTAGCTGGCTCCCCACTCACTTTGGGCTCAGAATGAACACATACATGTGGAGCAGACCAAACCCAAAGCTCATAGTAATAAGCCAAGCCCAGTGAGAACAGTGGTAAGCAGAGCTATCCAGCTAAGCCAAGCCTGTCAAGTCGGCTTCCAGGAGACCTGCAAGCCTATGCGTGTGAATTTTAGGGTGTTCTGTTATACAGAATGATTGTGGCAAGAGCAACTGATAGATGATATGACAATATGATAGGCTTCAGAACATACTACCCCAAAATATGGCTGGTATACTGACtaatttatgaatacatttaagAAACATGTGCAGCAAAGATTTCCTAACCCTCCCCTAAAGCAGGTCATAAAACCCTCAAGCGAGAGGTGCCTTCCCTGTACTCTAAGGAAAGGAGCATCCTTATCTCCAAAGGcaatgggacacagagaggaatCTGAAAGAACAGGCCTTGCGGCTTCCCCCTTAGCTCATACCCTTTTTCATCCTAGCACATTTTCCCACAACTCTTCAAATGTACTCggctcagttttgttttttaacaaaaccTACCACGAAAACACAGGTTTAACAgcttctttgggtcttcattaTTTTATGAAGGCTCTCCTGACACACAAAACTTACATTAAATACACTGGTATGTTATTCTCTTGTTAATTTGTCTTTTGTTAAAGGGCCCCCCTGCTGAGAATTTAGAAGTGTAGAAGAAAaacatctttttccttctctccaaatTCAAGGACATGCTAGGCAAAACAAATAATGAGCCAAGGTAGGAAATGGCAAATAGTTATGAGGAACACATTAGATTATGGATTTTTTGGcttctgcttaaaatccttaAAGATTTCTCTTCAAAGCTTCTTTTCTACTAAGAGTTTGGGTGCAATTTAAGACATTTGATGGGCCTTAGATGAATTTGGAAAGATAGGCTGGGGCAAGATAACAGAAGGCCTTCAGCCCTTACTGTTAAGATCTAGACATGCTGAATGCCTAGAGCAGAAGGTGTCCCACAGAAATGGCACTATTGTCGGTTTTGCTTATGAAATTTTCCATGGGCGAAAATTCACCTTGTTGAATGATACACACACAACTAACTGTTAATTTCACTTAATCATCACAAATCTTTTTCTGAAGTGAAAGGGACATGAGGCCTAAAGAAATCACAGTTCTGCCCTTGGTGAGAATCCTGTCATCTGAAGCATTCAGATCAAAAAACTGTGCTCCCTAAAATGCCAACAGGAACTTTATgtgactcaatttttaaaaatgttctttggggcgcctggctggctcagtcagtggagagtgcgactcttggtctcaggacTGTAAGTGTGAGCCTTACTTtggtatacagattacttaaaagtaaaattaaaaaaaaaaaaaaattctttaaaatctagCTGTAAAATCATGGTTAAAGGATATGTCACTTAATGATATATTACTGTCatatcaaggatttttttttttaagattaacttatttatcagagagagtgGTGCgcacagggaggaggggcagagggagaaagagagggagagagagtcttaagcagactcatgctgagcatggaacctgactcggggcttgatcccacaacagGATTGTTatagtcaaaaccaagagtcagatgtttaaccgactatGCCACCAATGTGCCCCCAccagtgggatttttaaaaactgtctagaatgcataaataatttcttacttccttaaaataattatttcttaaaattatactcTTGATTAGGAGAgtaaatttttgcatttttaatgcaTCTTCCAGGTTTGTTTAActatgaaacagaaaaattaacCAGAGTCATCTTTTATGCCCACTGTATAAGAGTTAGGTAAGTCAATTCAGAATGAATTTTACAGAATCAAAAAATGTTCCAATGATGCTtccctggggagagggggagattAAAAAACCCAAGTTCCTCCTCTCCTCAAAAGTATTCAAGGAATAGTAGACATCCTATTCCTGTATGAGCTAAACTCGTATTTTTTCTCCTCAAGGTACACAATAAAAACTAATATGATTAATGTTAATTATTCAATTTGAAATGCAGCACCACAATGACTGTGGTTCTTAAGCAATAATTTACATTTGCTTAATAATGTAATAAGTTTGCCAGAAAGGGAAACCTTTAGCACTattctactctttttcttttctttaaagattttatttatttattcatgagagatacagagaggcagagacatgggcagagggagaagcaggctccatgcaggaagtccggtgcaggactcgatcccggaactccaggaccacactctgggacgaaggcagacacccaaccgctgagccacccaggagtcccaacacTACTCTGACCACAACTGGCttccaaagaaaaaaaccaaaacgtGCTTCCCCTTCTTCTCTGAAAGCAGACTGGACCTTGCAATAACTCACACAGAATCTGCATCTCAAATCATGTCCACAAGTTAGACTCCATGTTATACATCatgcatgttaattttttaatacaaaagcaTTTCATCATTTGAAAGATAAAAGATTCACATGCTATTTTAGAAGTGCTCTGATATGGATCAGATATATTGGGGCAAATAAACATTTCCTGAAAGATAGACTTGGGTCCTTTGCGAGAAGGATTAACTCTTTCAATACAATAGAATACCAAAATATTAATTACTTCTCTAGAACACTGGAACCATGAAAGAAACGTTTGGTATAGCACAGATACCAAATCAAAAGgtctacagaaaagaaaaaaagaagaagagaaaaaaaaaggtctacagaaaaaaagaatattatcctGGCAAAAGGCAAAGTATGTTAATTTTCACCTAACATAATTCCACTTCCCCCTCCAAAATCAACATATTGTACAGAATTTCAACTTTTCAGAACTTGTTAACTAAggaatttatgttgtttaagttAACCTCAAGTTTCCAAATGAGATAATTTTCAGGCTTGGATGTGTAATCAGTAATTAATTAGATAAAGGCAGCACTAGTGAAAGATGGAGAAAGATGAAAACACCGTGATACGCCGCCCGGTATCCTGGCTCTATCAGATTCCAAGAGTAACCACTCTGTCCTAAAGAGCTTCAAGAATGAAAGCTGGGCTTTTGAGGGAAATGGAAGGAATTCTCAAAGATCTGGGAAATAGGATGTTCCAAAGAAGGTAAAAGATGACAGATCACAAatctaatcaaataaaaatagctaaatagTAATAATCATTCCtatgaaacacacatacacacacatagttaAGGTTCAGTACCTAGTATATTCCACTGTTGGCACCTCTCTTTCATTTATCCAAACAATTTTTTCATGTAGACTATTTTCAATATCACAGGGAACTTTTAAAACATAGAAGTTTCTGGGCACCCAACTGAGAATCACTAAATCTTACCCTCTTGAGGAAGAAGGGCAGGGCAAGGGCAGGGAGCAGGTATGGTTCCTTTTCTTAAGCTTTGCAAATGGTTCAGCAAACCACTTTCACATTAACATTTGGGAATCACCACGTGAGATCTCTTCCCTTTGAGAATTAGATCTCAAACTGTACTTTTGTTTTTGGAGTTCAaaaaattatgttattaaaaaaaaaatccaactcaggtttgaggaagaaataaaagttccAAACATAGAAAATCTGTTACCATGtaaaatttgtttataaaatgaaaatgtgtatatttatatgcaGAGACTGTCTCTCAAGAATGATAGGAAGAACTTGCTAACAACATTCATTGTCTCTTAGGAAGGGAATTAAGTAGATAAAGAACAGGGGCACTTTTCACTATGTATTCTTTTGTGCTTTATAAATTTTGAGATGTATTAATGTATTACCTACTAAAAATAGatgaaacaaaaatttagaatatatcataaaaacaaaaaaatacatgacaataaaaaaatagtaagaggACATTTTGGATACAATTGGGGAAGTCTGAATATGGACTACTTACTGctgatgatagaaaaaaaatcagtgctaaATTTAAGTGAGAAAACTATGTTACAGTTTTGTATAGTTTTTAGAAGATACAATCTGAGTATTTGGGGGTGAAGTGTTATGATGTTCCCATATGACTTCCAAACAATGTGGGAGGggtaataaaattatataaacagaGAGATAAAGCAAACATGGCAACATTTTAACAATAGGAGTCCAAGGGAAGGATATTTGCATGTTCACtgcacagttttatttatttttaaaatcttttttttttttaaagattttatttatatatttgacagagaaagagagcaagagaacataAGCAagtggagtggcagagggagagggaaaagcaggcttctggCTGGGCAGGGATCCCTATGGAGGGCTCAAGACTCagggctcgagcccaggaccctgggatcatgacctgagctaaaggcaattgcttaaccaagccacccaggagcccctgtttatttcttttttaataatagctttaCTAGGTAATTCACATACATAATGTATACTCTTTTATAAAAGGTATAGAATTCAGTAGTTTTagtacagagttgtgcaaccatcaccactaatttTAGAACAGTCTCATGACCCCCCCAAATCCTGTACCCATTAGAAGTCACTCCCCATTCTCACCTTCACCCCAACCATTTTCTGTGTCCGTCATCTGTAATCTATATTCTGTGTTTATGactttgcctattctggacatttcctataacTGGAAGGATACAACATGTGATCTTTTctgactggtttctttcatgtagcataatTATTCAAGGTTCATGGATGCTGTGGCATATATCAATACCTCATTCCTTTCTACAGCCGAACAATAACACCTAATGCTTCTCAAAATCCTTTGGTATTGTTTTTTGGCTCAGGAAGTGAGCAATACATTACAGGCAGGCTCATAAATGAAAGCAGCAATTTCcttcaaatataaattttccAGCTGatcaacatcttttttaaaaaaaattaaattggctACAAATAGCTTTttgactatcaaaaaaaatttaagtatgcCCTCCTCAAAATCACAGATGCCTGTCTCCCCtaagaaagtttaaaacaaaaccaaaactatgCCACAGGCATAGAATAGCATAGAAAGCAATTATAAAGGAGTTTCCAACACATGTTAAGTAATGGTTAGTTACATCAGAGGAATAAGTGGATAACTCATCAAGGTGATTACTTTGTAAGGGACATTTATTTGAATaatagtttgtaaaaaaaaatcacattagttTATATACAGTTCTCGCTGTGTGAACTCTTTTTGAAGCAGCAAAATCAGTTATAATACATCTTTTAAGGATTACTTCATTCTTGGCCCTTGGTTATTGCTTAGGGAAGTATCCACCCAGCATGGTGTTAATGAAGCCCAAAGGAGGTACCTAACGTATACCCATTcgttaatatgtataaaatgtaaaatagctATTTCTCTATTTCAGTTATTTCATCATAGATTTTCCTCATAAGAGTGTACGGAAGtggggcaccctggtggctcagtggttgagcatctgcctttggctcaggtcatgatcccagggtcctggaatcgagtcctgcatcaggttccctgcagggagcctgcttctctgcctctctctgtgtctcttaggaagaaataaataaaatctcaaaaaaaaaaaaaaaaaaagaatgtggggaAGGAGCTAGTGTATGTGGGAGTGAGAGGCTGCTCTggccatccctccctccttccctccttccctcctcacctcctcaccTACACTCACCTGGAGCTGTATTTCTTGAGGATGGTGTCCAAAAGGCCAATGAGCTCCTCAGCATTGATGAACTTCTGTGGGCTGAGGGTGTACATCTTCTCATAGAAGTCTGCGATCTCCATCCGGGCTTGCACGAAGAAGCACAGCTGCTCCGACAGGTGGGAAAGTAGTTCTTCCACGTGGGGGGCGTTCCCCCCAAGGGCACCGCGGCCAGTCACCACCTTCTTCAGCTCGTTGTGCAGGGAAGTATAGATGGTACGGATAGAATCTTTCCTGCTGAAGAAGGACTGGCCCCCTGGGAGGCAAATGACATTAGCAAATGACAAGTAAGGAAGGAGAGAACACTAGGAGAGAACACCTCCCAGCAcccaaaaggaaaggaggggtgcctgggtggctcagtgagttaagcacctgcctttggctcaggtcatgatcccagagtctgggatccagccccctgtctgggctccctgttcagcgaggagtctgcttctccctctcccctggcttgtgttctctctctctctctctctctctctctctctcttgctccctctctctcaaataagtaaatacataaaatcttttaaaaaaagaaaaaccaaaaggaaaggaGTAGAGTCTGCTGAGCTCAGTGAGTTATCACCTACCATATTCTCTGACTATGattggaatttaaatattttgtgattcatAATTTCACTGAAGAATAAGAAATGAATGCCTGGTGCACCTCCTTAGTGTAGTAACAGATGTGTGTATGATTTCCTTACCCATATACCGATTCTCCCCCAAACCAATTCAATGAAGATTCACGTTTATTTCAGAGAATTAACCTAGCAGGTGACATCAACCTAAATCCAAATAGCCCTCCTTCCACAtacatgtatttaaaacaaaagagaataccCAACTGGAAAACACTGTTGTTATTCCTGATaaatcagaaaattttatttctgcatCAGGGCtgaattttcctattttaagctataccagaaaatggaaaatacatgtATCTCCCTTACACAAGAACACAGAATCTGGGGATcgcaggggaaaaaaaggaaatctttagttttgttttttttttttaaataagttctacacccaatgcggggcttgaactcatgaccctgggatcaagagttacatgttcctccaactgagccagccaggcacccagaaaTCTTTGGAACTCTTGATAAGGTTTATACAATAGATTATAACAAAATAAGCACCACATTGTGAATGATTAAGTGCAGGAAGTAATTATAAATAACTATTGCTGTAACTCAGGAGTTCCaaaggaaatcaggaaaaaaaaaaaaaaaaaagaccaggggtgcctggctggctcagctggtagagtgtgtgactcttatctcagggtcttgagttcaacccctacactaggcatggagctacttaatttaaaaaaaaaagacaaaatacatcCCTTTCAGCAGTTAATAGGGATCAAGTGGCATAGATCATTTCCTTACTCGGTATTAACACATGATCAACTCTAGTTCTAATAATTATAGAGCCAGCTTTGTATGTTTTCTTAAGCAATTCTGCACTAAAGAAAGGGTCACAGGCAAgacattaagagaatgaaaagaaacagtGCAGCTTTAAAACAGtaattcttagaaatatataaaaacctcAGAGATGGATGACAGTTTACATTTTCTATTGCTAT is drawn from Canis lupus baileyi chromosome 11, mCanLup2.hap1, whole genome shotgun sequence and contains these coding sequences:
- the KICS2 gene encoding KICSTOR subunit 2, whose product is MGESIPLAAPVPVEQAVLETFFSHLGIFSYDKAKDNVDKEREANKSAGGSWLSLLAALAHLAAAEKVYHSLTYLGQKLGGQSFFSRKDSIRTIYTSLHNELKKVVTGRGALGGNAPHVEELLSHLSEQLCFFVQARMEIADFYEKMYTLSPQKFINAEELIGLLDTILKKYSSRFHHPILSPLEGSFQLEVDVLSHLLKAQAQVSEWKFLPSLVNLHSAHTKLQTWGQIFEKQRETKKHLFGGQSQKAVQPPHLFLWLMKLKNMLLAKFSFYFHEALSRQTTASEMKTLTAKANPDFFGKISSFIRKYDAANVSLIFDNRGSESFQGHGYHHPHSYREAPKGVDQYPAVVSLPSDRPVMHWPNVIMIMTDRMSELNSLEKVVHFYDDKVQSTYFLTRPEPHFTIVVIFESKKSERDSHFISFLNELSLALKNPKVFASLKPGSKG